In Amia ocellicauda isolate fAmiCal2 chromosome 5, fAmiCal2.hap1, whole genome shotgun sequence, a genomic segment contains:
- the ascl1a gene encoding achaete-scute homolog 1a codes for MDITAKMEISTSQQQFMPPACFFAAAAQNIQLSPTDSQCSSKSGKQVKRQRSSSPELLRCKRRLNFAGFGYSLPQQQPAAVARRNERERNRVKLVNMGFATLREHVPNGAANKKMSKVETLRSAVEYIRALQQLLDEHDAVTAAFQSGVLSPTISQNYSNDMNSMAGSPVSSYSSDEGSYDPLSPEEQELLDFTNWF; via the coding sequence ATGGATATCACTGCCAAGATGGAAATAAGCACCAGCCAGCAGCAGTTCATGCCGCCTGCCTGTTTCTTTGCGGCTGCCGCCCAGAATATCCAGCTCAGCCCCACTGACAGCCAGTGCAGCAGTAAATCAGGCAAGCAGGTCAAAAGACAGCGTTCGTCCTCGCCCGAGCTGCTAAGGTGCAAAAGGAGGCTGAACTTCGCTGGCTTTGGGTACAGCCTGCCCCAGCAGCAGCCCGCGGCGGTGGCCCGGCGCAACGAGAGGGAGAGGAACAGGGTGAAGCTGGTCAACATGGGCTTCGCCACGCTGCGGGAGCACGTCCCCAACGGCGCCGCAAACAAGAAGATGAGCAAGGTGGAGACCCTGCGCTCGGCGGTGGAGTACATCCGGGCGCTGCAGCAGCTCCTGGACGAACATGACGCCGTGACCGCTGCCTTCCAGTCGGGGGTCCTCTCTCCGACCATCTCCCAGAACTATTCCAACGACATGAACTCCATGGCGGGCTCACCTGTCTCCTCGTACTCTTCAGACGAGGGATCTTACGACCCCTTGAGTCCTGAGGAGCAAGAACTCTTGGACTTCACCAATTGGTTCTGA